AGCCGGAGCACGCCGTGCGTGGACGGGTGCTGCGGACCGATGTTGAGCACCATGTCCGTGCCGAGCTGCTGCCCACCGGTGCCCGCCACCAGGCCCGCCCCGGTGCCGACGGTCAGCTCGCGGAGGTCCCCGGCGTCGGTGGTCATGCCCGTCATCGTGCCACGAGCCGGTCGGGCTCGACGCCGACCGGTTGCCGCAGCCACCAGTGCCCGCCGAGCCCGGCCGGGTCGGTCAGCTCGGCCACCGCCGACGCCCCGGCCAGCGCCCGCACGTACCCCGCCGGGTCGCTGGCGGCCAGGCTGAGCGGCGGTCGGCCGCCGTCGGCCCCGAGCGCCCGCAGTGCCTCCCGCTGCGACCTGAGGGCGTACGCGCACCGCGCGACCCGCTCACCGGCGGAGGCGACCGAGTCGACGGCGACGTGGGCGGTCACGTCGCGGGACCCGTCCGGCACGGGCGGAACCTGACGACCGTTGCGGTACCCGGTCAACGTCCCGTCGACCGGTCGGCCGTCCCGCAGGTGCCCGTAGTCGACGGCCAGCGCCAGCCCTCGCTCGATCCGGCCGACCGCCCCGGCCCAGGCGAGGTCCCGGCTGCGACCGATCTCGGCGCGTACGCCGTCCGCCCGGTCGGGCGGCGACCACCAGGTCGCCAGCCAGTCGGCGTCCGCGCCGTCGACCGGTCCACCGACGGTCTCGGCGCCGGTCGCCGGGTCGACCAGCACGTAGTGCCAGCCGTCCGGACCGGGTACGGCGACGTCGAGCGGCACGTTGTCCAGCCACTCGGTGGCCAGGAGCAGACCGGTGATCCGGTCCGGGATCTCGTCCGCCCAGGCGATCCCGGGGGGCAGGCCGTCCGGTCGGGGTGCCCGCTCCACGGCGGTGAACCGCAGCCGTCGGGCGAGCGGCTCGCCGGCGGCCTGGGCCAACGTGCGCAGCAGCTCCGCCCGACCGGCGCCGACGTCCACCACGTCCAACCGATCCGGCTGGCCGAGGGCCGCGTCGACCTGCCCGATCAGGCGCAGCAGCGCGTCGGCGAAGGTGGGGGAGGCGTGCACGCTGGTGCGGAAGTGGTCGGCCGGCCCGGCCGCGGAGACGAAGAAGCCGCCCGGCCCGTAGAGCGCGCGGTCCATCGCGTCCCGCCAGCGCACCGGCGTCGGTTCGTCCGTCCGCGGAACCCTCACCGTGCCGACCCTACGGTCAGCCGGGTCCGGGTCACGGTCGTGCCCCGCGCCGGGCGGTGAAGGTTTTCACATCCGTGTTTCGATCGGGTTGCCCGGGCGCATACTTGCCATCGACCGGTACCCCTTCTCGAGGACTGGATCGTTGCCATGAGCGCACCGCTGCGCCCGCGTCCGGCCGCCCCTCGACGGGCCGCCGCCACCACGGGCCGTGCCCTGCCGGATGCCCCGGCTGCCGTCTTCCCCCGCACCCTGACCGTCGGCGTCATCGGCGCCGGCCGGGTCGGCGCCGTGTTGGGTGCCGCGCTCGCCGCCGCCGGTCACCGGGTGGTGGCCGTCACCGGCGGGTCCGGGGCGAGCCGTGCGCGTACCGCCCTGCTGCTGCCCGCCGTCCCGCGGCGTTCCGTGACCGTGGTGGCCCGGGCCGCGACGGACCTGCTGCTGATCGCCGTGCCGGACGACGCGCTCGCCGGCGTGGTGACCGCCCTGGCCGACAGCGGTGTCCTGCGCCCGGGCCAGGTGGTCGCGCACACCTCCGGCGCGCACGGACTCGACGTGCTGGCCCCGGCCACCGCGGTCGGCGCCCGCCCGCTCGCCCTGCACCCGGCGATGACCTTCACCGGTACGCCGGACGACCTCGGCCGGCTCGCCGGCATCTCGTTCGGGGTGACCGCCCCGGCCGGGCTGCGTCCGTTGGCCGCCCGCCTGGTCGCCGACCTCGGCGGCGTGCCGGAGTGGATCGGCGAGGCGGACCGTCCGCTCTACCACGCGGCGCTGGCGCACGGCGCGAACCACCTGGTGACCCTCGTCAACGAGGCGGCCGACCGGCTGCGCGACGCCGGGGTGGCCCAGCCGGAGAAGGTGCTCGCGCCGCTGCTGCGGGCCGCGCTGGAGAACGCCCTGCGGCTCGGGGACGACGCCCTGACCGGCCCGGTCTCCCGGGGCGACGCCGGCACCGTCGAGCGGCACCTGGCCCATCTGGCCGCGATCGCGCCCGAGTCGGTCGCCCCCTACCTGGCGCTCGCCCGGCGCACCGCCGACCGGGCGATCTCCGCCGGCCGGCTGCGCCCGGCCGACGCCGCGTCGCTGCTCGGCGTGCTCGCCGACAGCCAGCGGGAGGTGGCGGCGTGACCGGTCGGGGAATGCCCACCGGTCGGGTCACGCTGACGGATCGGGAGGTGGGGGCCGCATGGAGTTGGTGACGACCCGCGAGGAGCTGGCCAAGGCGCGCGCGGCGCTGACCGGCACGGTCGGCGTGGTGATGACCATGGGTGCCCTGCACGAGGGGCACGAGACGCTGCTGCGGGCCGCTCGGGAGCAGGCCGACCACGTCCTGGTGACGATCTTCGTGAACCCGCTGCAGTTCGGGCCGAACGAGGACTTCGACCGCTACCCGCGTACCCTCGCCGATGATCTTGAGGTGTGCCGGCGGGCCGGTGCCGACGTGGTCTTCGCGCCGGGCCGGGAGGAGATGTACCCGGGTGGTGAGCCGCTGGTCCGGGTCAACCCGGGTCCGCACGGCGAGGAGCTGGAGGGGCACAGTCGGCCGGGCTTCTTCCACGGGGTGCTCACCGTGGTGCTGAAGCTGTTCCAGCTCACCCGTGCCGACCTGGCGTTCTTCGGCGAGAAGGACTACCAGCAGTTGACGCTGGTCCGGCGGATGGCCCGTGACCTGGACGTGCCGGTCCGGGTGGTCGGCGTGCCGACGGTCCGCGAGCCGGACGGTCTGGCGCTCTCCAGCCGCAACCGCTACCTGTCGGAGCCGGAGCGGGCCACGGCGCTGAGCCTGTCGGCGGCGCTGCGCGCCGGTGTGGAGGCCGCCGAGCAGGGGCAGGACGCCGCTGCGGTGCTGGCCGCCGCGCACCGGGCCTTCGGTGCCGGTACGCCGGGCGCCGAGCTGGACTACCTGGTGCTCACCGACCCGGACCTGGAGCCGGGACCGGTCAGCGGACCCGCCCGGTTGCTGGTCGCGGCCTGGGTCGGCGCCACCCGCCTGATCGACAACACGGCGATCGTGCTCGCCCCCCGACCCTGACCTCCGCACGACCCCGAAAGGCACAGTCCGATGCTGCGAACCATGCTCAAGTCGAAGATCCACCGCGCCACCGTGACCCAGGCCGACCTGCACTACGTCGGCTCGGTGACGGTGGACCAGGACCTGCTCGACGCCGCCGACCTGCTCCCCGGCGAGATGGTGGCGATCGTGGACATCACCAACGGGGCGCGGCTGGAGACGTACGTGATCCCGGGCGAGCGGGGCAGCGGCGTGATCGGTATCAACGGTGCCGCCGCCCACCTCGTGCACCCCGGTGACCTGGTCATCCTGATCTCGTACGGGCAGATGGACGACGCCGAGGCGCGGGCGTACCGGCCGCGGGTGGTGCACGTGGACGCGGACAACCGGATCGTCGACCTGAACACCGACCCCGCGAACGCGGCCCCCGGCACTGCCGGCTCCCCCGTCCCCAACCCGCTGGCGGCCGCCACCCACTAACCCACCCCACCATCCTCCACCCGTCTTCTAGCCTGCGATCTTGCAGTTGCGGCCCCTGGTGAGGGGTTCTTGTCCCGGTTTGTCCGGGCAGGAAGTGCACGATCGCGGGAAGGGCTGGCGGGGCGCGGGAAGGGCTGGGCGGGGCGTGCGGTCTGTCAGGGGATGGTCATTCTTCGTTACCCTTGTCACACCCGTCGACAGGCGGGCGGTGGCTGGGGGAGGCCGCGATGCGCCGTTCGTCGATCGTGTTGCTGGTGGTCGCCACGGTGGGGACCCTCCTCGCCGGCTGCGGGGCGGGCGACGGTGACGGTGACCTGACCGACGACTGGCCGGCCCTGCCGGCGGCCGGGCCGTTCACGCCGGCCGCCGGGGTGTGCCACGCGGGCGACTTCGCCGACGTGGTGACGCTGGCCGCGTACCAGCCGGTCGACTGTGCCCAGCCGCACCGGGTGGAGACGGTCCACGTGGGGGCCTTCCCATTGGAGTCGGCCGCGCCGCCCGCCGGCGGCTCCGGCCCGATGCGCGGGGCGTTCGCCGAGTGCGACGCGCGGGCCAGCGGGTACCTGGGCGACAACTGGCGGGCGGGGCGGCTGCGGCTCTCCATCGCCCTGCCGTCCGGCGCCGGGTGGTCGGCCGGCTCCCGCTGGTACCGGTGCGACGTGTCGGAGGTGAACACGGTCGAGGCGGCCGCCACCGTGGTGACCCGCACCGGCAGCCTG
This genomic stretch from Micromonospora krabiensis harbors:
- the panD gene encoding aspartate 1-decarboxylase is translated as MLRTMLKSKIHRATVTQADLHYVGSVTVDQDLLDAADLLPGEMVAIVDITNGARLETYVIPGERGSGVIGINGAAAHLVHPGDLVILISYGQMDDAEARAYRPRVVHVDADNRIVDLNTDPANAAPGTAGSPVPNPLAAATH
- a CDS encoding septum formation family protein — protein: MRRSSIVLLVVATVGTLLAGCGAGDGDGDLTDDWPALPAAGPFTPAAGVCHAGDFADVVTLAAYQPVDCAQPHRVETVHVGAFPLESAAPPAGGSGPMRGAFAECDARASGYLGDNWRAGRLRLSIALPSGAGWSAGSRWYRCDVSEVNTVEAAATVVTRTGSLRDALKGPSPLRLGCQQTRSGRGGGVQTLLPVECATRHDAEFVGVWAAPDGPYPTRDADWVPLYTGCRTVLGRYVGVPDDADLRYRSGVVVRPPGAGRWQAGDRGVRCYLWLSDRAVTVSLKGAGPAGLPVRTR
- a CDS encoding SAM-dependent methyltransferase, which codes for MDRALYGPGGFFVSAAGPADHFRTSVHASPTFADALLRLIGQVDAALGQPDRLDVVDVGAGRAELLRTLAQAAGEPLARRLRFTAVERAPRPDGLPPGIAWADEIPDRITGLLLATEWLDNVPLDVAVPGPDGWHYVLVDPATGAETVGGPVDGADADWLATWWSPPDRADGVRAEIGRSRDLAWAGAVGRIERGLALAVDYGHLRDGRPVDGTLTGYRNGRQVPPVPDGSRDVTAHVAVDSVASAGERVARCAYALRSQREALRALGADGGRPPLSLAASDPAGYVRALAGASAVAELTDPAGLGGHWWLRQPVGVEPDRLVAR
- a CDS encoding Rossmann-like and DUF2520 domain-containing protein yields the protein MSAPLRPRPAAPRRAAATTGRALPDAPAAVFPRTLTVGVIGAGRVGAVLGAALAAAGHRVVAVTGGSGASRARTALLLPAVPRRSVTVVARAATDLLLIAVPDDALAGVVTALADSGVLRPGQVVAHTSGAHGLDVLAPATAVGARPLALHPAMTFTGTPDDLGRLAGISFGVTAPAGLRPLAARLVADLGGVPEWIGEADRPLYHAALAHGANHLVTLVNEAADRLRDAGVAQPEKVLAPLLRAALENALRLGDDALTGPVSRGDAGTVERHLAHLAAIAPESVAPYLALARRTADRAISAGRLRPADAASLLGVLADSQREVAA
- the panC gene encoding pantoate--beta-alanine ligase, which encodes MELVTTREELAKARAALTGTVGVVMTMGALHEGHETLLRAAREQADHVLVTIFVNPLQFGPNEDFDRYPRTLADDLEVCRRAGADVVFAPGREEMYPGGEPLVRVNPGPHGEELEGHSRPGFFHGVLTVVLKLFQLTRADLAFFGEKDYQQLTLVRRMARDLDVPVRVVGVPTVREPDGLALSSRNRYLSEPERATALSLSAALRAGVEAAEQGQDAAAVLAAAHRAFGAGTPGAELDYLVLTDPDLEPGPVSGPARLLVAAWVGATRLIDNTAIVLAPRP